ACTAAAACATTGCCCGAGTACACGATACTATGAGAGACAGGACAGTTTACAATTACAAGTACAGAGCTTTACATGCAGTCCACTAGGGTACTgtgaacaaaaaatgcaagaaAATGATATCTACTATCTGTGTATGTATAAATTCACTACAGAAAAGTTTTATCGAAGTcaaattatttgtaaaattataACACTAAAAAAGACTTTTTGTAATTGCAGATCCGATGAGAACGGTGCTCATCCGGACAGTTCGTCCTCCTGTATTAAGAACAAAAATAAGGGAAAATAATCAGGTCACGGTCATccaccaaaagaaagaagtaaaaacgaaaataagTTTATTTCAAAAAGAGAATTACAGTAACCATGTAtccattttttaatattacaaaaaagtatttaaaaatacgggcaagaaaaaagtctcaaaaacACGATAAGGAATGAAagacttattttttattctatagAGCTCAACAACCCCCCTAGACCTGCCCAAACCACTAGTGCGCTTGGGTTGGCTGGCTACCTGTAACTAATTTGAAAACCCATAGCAGAGTAGTCAAATCCAACTCGATCAAAACGTGAATTGAACCCtcgacgggtatgttgttaagtcgtgccaATTAACGACTGTACTATTGGACCGACACGTGATAGTAGTAGTGAGGAAGGAATGATAGTAGTAAGAACGTAAAAACAAGAGAGAAAATAGAATAAGAAATAGAACCAATTTGTTAAACTCGATTGGATTCGATGATAGATACATTATTTTAAGTTATATTAGGACCAGTCTATCCGGGGCAAGTCCGATCCTCCGAGTCTGATAAGGTCCAGACGGGTCCGAATGGTTCTGTTCGTCTCTGGACTCGTCCATTAGACTCCAACCTAGTCTCGATCCGCACCTATCGGGTCGAAGACATCCGAAAGCGACCCGAATTACAATTACAAATCTTGGAAATTACTGTCTGTATTCGTTCGGACAAACCTCGAAGAGTGTGTATGATTTCAGATAAGCAGCTATTAAATATTTCTTTCTTGCAATAATATCAATCTGTATTCCCTActaacaaaatcgacatgctttctttttttctactaacaaaatcgacatgTTCTACCCAATAGATCGGTAAActtgagagagtgagaaagtaTATTGATTTTGTTGCTTAGGTTGTCACTCAGATATGTTCGGAGTATTTGAACTATCCGGACACGCCCGAAGTCTTATCGACACGCCCGATTTCGCTCGCAGTCGACCAAATCGTCCAGCCTCTCCCGGAGTTTAGCGGACTCCGCTCAACCAGCCTCGTCCGAAATATTCGGGTGTCGAACTAGATGGTCCGGAGTCATCGGGCCTTGACTAGAATCATTCGGACTTGTGCGGAGTCATTTGGACatgtccggagtcgtcaggAAATTGCGGAGGCAAATCCGGTTTTTATTACAGCAAACATAGAAATTGACATCAAGCAATAAATTTGAGATGATCTAGTACACAGGGATACGTGGACATCTATATTGACATAGCAATAGATTTTCGAGAACCAAGTagagttttataaaaaaaagaaaggcaaacaaattaaaacttACGACACACTGAAGAATAAGCAGAATCTATGACACACAGGTAGATTTCTATCAAGatcttatattttttatattgtttgatGTACAGTGGCGGCCACCTTAAGCCGGAAACCTCATATTTTCTCCCAATTTCTGACTTACTGGTATCCTGGACAGTTGAGGACACGCTTCAGCTATGCCTATGTAAAAAGCAGGCcgatatctttaaaaaatctCGAAAGCCCattcatacattttataaAAGGTATGAAATTGATGCGGTCCACTGAAATTCGGACGGCCTCCATTACTTTACAAAATGATCACGTAGCGTGCCAATATTGGCCAATATGGTTGTAATTGTATTCATAATTTTAAAGTAGTAGTATTTGAAATTAACCCTCAGggccttttgctaccactaAAGGTCGGCGCCAGGAGGACGGGCtcgcctgtctcctattctaCTTGACggtagagagggccatccgcgactcgagggtggagactacgggaaccatcttgtATAAGttaacccagatcctggcatacactgatgatatagacatcattggtcttcGGCtttcctatgtagcagaagcctaccaagggatcgagcaggcggcagagagcctcgtattgcagataaacgaggcaaagaccaaactgatggtagCAACGTCAGCGGCCCTACCTACCTATCtagggtcaaaggtcagcaacgacaatagcatggtaGCTGAGATGCGCGCAAGGGTGCTGGATGCCAACCGGTTATTCTACaacctgaaaaatcagttcacctcaaagaatcTGTCGCGAAAGACGAAGGTGAGACTATATAGCGCCTATACAGTACTGGTACTCACATAcacctctgagacatggacactgtccaaatctgacaaaACTCTCTTAGcagcgttcgagaggaagatgctcagaagtaTATTTgaccccgtatgtgtggaaggccGTTACAATGACGAGCCATACGAGATGTaaggcgacctcactgtcgtacagcgtatcaagctcacCAGGCTCCGTAAAGTCTTGTTAAGCCGTCTACAAGGACAGCGGAAGCGTGGAAGGTCCAAATTGAgatggcaagatggcgtggaggcgtctgccattaaggccgggataacggattgCCAGTCGAAGGAGCGGGACCATCaccggtttcggacactcctgaagcaggccaagaccgcaaagcgcaggataagtaagtaagtattttAAAGTAGTTTTATCTATTACAATAAACAGAAATTGAGATAGGCGTGGACCTGTCGTACAGTCATTATCTCGCACCACTTAACatcatgcccgtcgtgggttgaTGTCTAGAATGGACCtttcccccgtagcaaggactaaTTATCCGGCTGCATGGTATTGAATAAGTATCGAATGCCTGTAGAGGCCGTCATGTCCGCATAGGATGTTCGAATTTAGGGGACCACCACTGTAGTTTACACCATaacattgttattattattttttttcgtaaagAAACAATTAATTCTGACTAAAATTCAAATTGCTGTTTTGTCTGACTTATCCGTCTGACTTATAAACGATCAAGTTAATTCGCCAAACGCAAAGAGccttattaaaaataaatttaaaaacattacgAATCTCAAATAATAGTCCAAATAGACTAGCATGCAGAATAGATTAAACTGGGTATGCCAGGACGTTGCTGGCATTTTCATCatattaaatgtttgaatatgtGGAATTTGATATCCCGATGATCTGCTGTACAGCCATGTAGCCGGGCCAATACAGCTAGTGtataaacgaaaacaaaaacacgtagTGAGTGGAACGGTAGTTCCCGCAAAAATTAATAACATATGTTTTACAATTTAACAGAGAAACCATACAAAGAGCTaaagtaattttaatttaaatagcaGTTTTATTGGTCAGCTTGTTTTGTGGTTGTTTAGAATGTATATAGGAGAGCTTTTTCTACATCACTATGGTATGTAACCTGATAATGCTTAATTCTATTTATACTAGATCGGTACGGAGAGACAAAACACAATATTGATTACTAATCCCAGTTACACGCGAGTACAAAGATGGGTCAGCATTTGCTTCTTAATATAGTACTGAGCACaaggtttgtttttactttttctcaaGACGGGAACGCCCTTTCTCGAAATTGGTGACATAATTCACTTTCTTGCAAGTGTCGGCTTAGATTGTTTGAATCTTTTTTGCCAGACTATGTAACAACAATTTGAGAAAGGCTGCCACTGTCTAGAAAAAAAGGTAACGAATCCTTTTTGCTTAAATTGGTATGGAGAGACAGATACAATAGGGTCAGGATTTTGCATGTTACGAGGTACGTACtgcaatcatttaaaaaaccgGAATTGAATCGATGCTGGAATTGAATGCACTCACCGTGATGGTAATTATCGATTACTTCGCTTCGTTTGCCGGAACGTTTTCTCTATCTCGAACTGACGTAAATCGGTACGCTCCAGGAAATCGCGTCGCTCCAGAAACCCTTCCTTGCCCTTGTTGTGCGTTTGCAGCTCCTCCTCGATGCCCTCCTGCCGCTTGAAGCTCGTCCAATCGAGCTTCGTTTTTTTCCAGCGTGCTCAGCTGGTTTTTCTTACTGAGTTGATTTAATACTGCCCCCAACCCGCCAGAGGAACTGCGCTGAGGAATGGTCGATTTCGGTGCCGCCGGTCGTGTGGACACAGTAGAGGACTTTTCACTCTCGGCACTAGCCAAAATCTTACTGCCTCCTTCTTCGGTCAGCACGATCTGTTCACCGGCGAATTCAAACAGCTGTGCTACGGTTGGTTTTTCCTTCTCGGGCACCTTTGGCCTGGACGAGGATTTAACCTCCGTAACGGGCTTTTTCACCTCCACGCTCGGTTTGCTGGTGCGGGTGGAAGTGGCACCGTTGGCTTGCtgggtgctgctggtgctagAGCTGGTCGCACTACTGCCACCACCGCCTAGAAAATCCGCCCACAACGCATCGGTCCTTCGCTTTTCTTCCTCCTCATCTAACTCTTCATCCTTTTCCTCATTCGATCGGTGAGCTTTCTCGTGAGATTTCACCTCCTTCTCATTTGCCTTTGTCTTTTTCCTGCTGGTTGGAACTGATTTTCGCTTGCGCTTTGCACCACCTCCGTTGGACGATTTGCCTTCCAATTGCTCACCGCACTCTTCCTGTTCCTCGTCGTTCGAATCTAACTCGCTTCCGGTTTCTACATCATCTTTGTCCGGGCAGAAGTCTTCATCGCTGGCATCACTGTCGCTCGGGTAATCCTCCTGGTTCATACTTTGCGGACCTGTTGAAAGATGAAAAACATAAGCTTATAGAGCATTTCCTTTAAAATAAGCTGGTCGGAAGGACGTCAAAAAggataacgccttccgtcacGCCCGAAGAAAGCCATAGGCAGAAGTGATTGAATTGCTTCTCGGCAAGCGTATAGGCAAAACAACGCACCTTTACAACGTTGTGTATTTGTTCTTCTTACAGCACTTTCCGATAGTCTGTTACAAATTTTCGTTCACCAGCACTGAGAGTTGTCTAATTGAAAAGTTTTATTTGAAGCAAAAGCCGGCCAAAATCTAGAACCAACTCGCACTTTGCGGACAAAGAGTGAAACAGATGGAAGCGCAATGATTCTCGCTGTATTGTCAAACTTCGGCCCCGCTTCGGGCGTCCAATCTGCAGTACTCGACTCTCGCGCATATCCGAACGGGAGCTATCaaccagagtgaccagaaataacgatttatctgtatccgcgcggctacatgaggtgaaatatacagcgaaatgaactatttgacaggtgaaatatctgacaggtatagctaaagggttggggagacacaacatccgctttcgaattctatttaaaataatatcttctcaagcagaacattccctaattggaagaaattattaactgttgactgaaaattaacgaagTACTCTATATTGAAgctatttaatggatttaattacgattttgtgcacgttatttgtttacattgcacatcagctggttgctgtgatgctttatccgtcagatatttcacctgtcaaatagttcatttcgctgtatatttcacctcatgtagccgcgcggtcatgtagccgcgcggtaatgaggtgtagttacagcgcttttggcgatcccccccctgggctccgattttgacagatggttttccgcttgtatatgtattgatggattgtttacgttttgcatggtcaatatttggtggagatcaatttgggtgaatattttagtttattagaacacagcccgtggtttaaaatggaaattttcctttgagaacttgaagcgttcgccaaacgcggaaaactaacagtcagttttcttcgtcgattcttcttccacctagctgtaaaaacgggcttataacttgacctgatatctttacggtccttgatCGGATGAGATtaatatgggatttgacagataacgtcggaggtgcgatttcgtcgtctgACGTAATCTGTCACATCCCATTTAAAAATTTGACAagccgtccgataaaatcgcatgtgAAAAAACGTTGCCACGGCccttcctaccgatttttaaATGCCTACTGATGCACAGATGAGCACCCtaaaaccaccgacaaaccgacgtgacacgtcgaacaaaatgagcttcaaaagttgtctccttatttcaaatgaaaatacgttaaacactagcgccatctctataatgattcgcttactacactgacacagagaagaaactgctaaaacccctttttgtttttcttcgcaaattccaatgcgtattgttttatgtacttctcacatcttttgcattgatttggaaatttattaaatgatttttctgggtgttttgtccaataattctcacaaaatcttgcctcacacttccttcgccatttgtatttagaaaagttgtttacatcgaagcagcagtgaacagagcttactttgacagaagtgttcgcctcactggtaaatgacagtactttcgtgtgggacacttttgtaacgccagtgtcatgtcggtttgtcggtgctaaAACAACCGATGTTTTCATGATACTCACCAAAAATCCTAAAACTGTATTACCAAACAGTTTAagcattaaaatcattttgaaGATATTGAAATCACTAGCGACCAGAACAACccacccaaatagccagctcgtactttatagctgatttaaggctgtttaacgaaaaatcgttccaatgtcgtactttgtggctgattaagagatagacggtactttaaggaactatggagctttttaacaggcacatggtactctttggaactttgcggctgattagcaatatgtgtagggttcatgatggatcttgaaggcttgttaagaaagggtactgaacttggtggaactttatagctttttaatgcatgacattggttcaaggtggctcttgtcaaagtgtcaaagacggacgccggcaataatctcattgctgctgcacaagttaggttcgttaattgaagaatgaatgtagagtgaagtgattgtgaattatcagtaaattgtgtaaattttgtgtaattcatcaatacaaaggattaaaaatatacacatgtgtttaaacgaaaaaaatcttgttgtttatttcatcgatgacgcttgcttgaaaataaaacacaaagaaaaataatccctggcatcttggcataaggaagctgcttaggcgctgtttgaaagacccacatagaactttgatgctgtttatctactgcaaaaggcgaattagagcagcgatctttagcgtgccaaaatgagctgcttaagcaattctggctatttgggcaaGTGCCACAGATTAaacttaaacgactggaaaattaaacatccatagaaaaaaaatgaaagctccataCTTAactggtttgctcaatagatggcgtttCGACAAGCTTCATCTAATCATGACCtgtatagccttctaactttccgagcaaaaactatatgaatggtcgtgtggtcagatacgtgcgTATCaactcattactcaaatctcacttgcttcagtgctggtagtttccattggagtttagtatttaaacaatcgtatcgccgttctagttctagcgatgcataacttcaatgcgaaaccatacaacagtacagagggaagCAGAAAGCTCTCAAACCGAAGAAAGCGTTCCACTGGTTGGGTGTCACCATCAGCTGGCGCAATccgcttttttgctattgttaGAATGCATCAGTGGTtcaccgtctgctaaacgaagtaattctatattccgtttaggtagagagcttgtgtcgtttagaacccgattggtggtcgtttagtggatttatGGCACTTGGAATCTCAAACCTTCGTTTGCTAAGAATCTATagtacaattttcagatcgacacttcagaaaggATTAGACCGAAAATACAAGGACCGGAATTTCGTGGCCGCAGGATTCCActtgctgaaaaatgtatggatatgacagttcgggaaagttgccgttgacactttgtatatggatttccatacatttttcagcagGCGGAATTctgcggccgcgaaattccggtccgtgtattttcggctTTACATTATATGGATATGGAACTTTCATTTTGCAGATTAGTACCCCTTTCCCCTACCTCCTTAATACTTCATTTTAACTGCGTTAAAAAATTTCTacacctaccgaaaactaccaaAAACATCTGAAACTCCTatcgaaaactaccgataaaatgttggtgctcctaccgaaaaccgccaaaattATCTGTCCACACTGCTATCAACTGTCAACCAGATGAcgtataaataaatacatacacacacacatccattcCACCGAGCGTGTGCCTGCGATACAAACAACTGTGTGTGCGATTGCTATCGAGCCAAAAAGAAGTGGAGAAGAAGCCCTGTCACACACTTTTCTACGCTCAACAAACGTTTTTGTGCTCTTTGGCGTGTACATACTTTGACtgttttgtattaaaaaatgGCGATGGTTCGCAATAGTGCGTGAACTTTTCGTCCTCTCCAAAGGTTTGCCCTCCTAAAAGGAACGATTCCGCAGTGTGTTTATCGTCAGCGAAGGGGGGGAACATCTTTGcggttcgttcgtttgtgtgGTGCCGTTCGATATATCGTTGCAGTGTTTTGAGAAGGGTGGACCTGCTgcctagtgtgtgtgtgtgcgtgtgtaagtgtatgttttttttgttgtttgccttTTCATCGCATTGGAAAATACTCAGCTCAAAGGTCGAAAATCTGTGCTTCCGCAGCATTGTTGCACCACTGTAATTGTGATTCAACGAAATACTGTGTCCTGTGTGGTGCACGAAGCAGCCGTGTGCTTTATTAGCGACAGGGCTGTAAACGACGAGACGGTAAACGAaggaaaagtgaaaaacaGTTGGGGCGGAATGGATCgattggaaattgaaaaagtttaatGAAGCCGCAGTACGATTTGGCATCATAGCAAAGAaagaacagcagcaacaacagcaacaataacTATTGACACAACTTCCTGCGAGCGGGTGAGGCCCATTGCTCCAAAGTAGGCCGAAGTAATTGGTGTACAGTGGAAAAAAGTATACCCCCCCAGTACTTTCGACGAAACAAAACTACCAACTCAAGCACCCCCTAAACTGCGCGTACAATCTTCAAGTGGCCGTAAAAGCGATGTATGAACATTGTTTTTAAGTTTTCAGTTCCCAGTACCGCGACAAAGCCGCAGCACCAACCCCGAACACCGAAATAGCAAAATTAGTCCACGGCCGAAACCGAGCGATTCCTGTGTCCAGTGCGTCGATAGCATCAAACAAACAGGGCATTAGTCATCTGGTGTACGATAAATGGAGAATCCAGCGGATGAGGACAGTGGGAGGAACTGTAGCGGGAAAACATACTGATACAAAGGTACAGCATTTGTTATTTCGCCTTAATTTTTagtttcttgttttatttcaccTTCTTCCTTTGCGATGGAAACAGGCAAGGATATTTGGATGCAGCACAACTTGTGCACAATACACGCGATGATACAGTGATAGAAATTGTTATAGGCGCTTAAATTTTCATCATGTAAATTGTCAAATCgcattgttattattattattataattcgtaatacaggcggtccccgagatacacggtacctcttatacgcggattcggagataagcggttttccaaatttgacagttctttgagcaaattgtactgatttgacacatccattgtgaaataccaaataatttccgtattgaacgaatgtaaaatactatttaaaaaggtttacaattgttcaattcagtagaaacatatcaaataattaatttggtggcgaaaaccagcccctacttgcaaaattgcacgaaaattagtgatattttggctggaaatcacgagattcgacttacgcggaaattcgagattcgcggtattttgcggtcgttttcggtccccattaaccgtgtatcttcGGGACCGCCTGTATGTTGCAATATAAATTCTTGGCTTAATTCGTTGTGTTAATAGCTAATAATTGTCACCAATTTTTACATCGTTGTCAATtgtgttttcaaaattttcaaGCAAATGAAAATCTAAACGTTTGCCGCTCCTTTTTAGTTCTTCACAAGCCGTGCAAAATGTTCACGTTTTCTGGCATCCTTGCAGCACCAATCTAGTGATGGGTAGAGTAGGCAAaatccggagttgactccgatccgactccgataatttCGAAACCGACTCTGGAAGTTAGGTCCGCtcagcattatccggagtcaTTCAGAATCGTTcaaagtcggagtcgttcaaattcggagtcgtctggagtcgtgcGGAGTTGTTAGGAGCtatttggagtcgttcggagttgtttGGAATAttccggagttgttcggaatCGGTTGAtgtcatccggaatcgattgGAGCCGTCCGGTGCAATGTGCTTGTGATTAGGAATTTTATATCGTTGTggtattttcttttactttgcgCGTGCACTTCGTAAACGGGCCTTTGTGTCGAAGTTTGACTTGgaccgactccggaagactccccGCAGAAGTAGTGGTTCGcgttttgccggagtcggaatcggactaaccGGAGACGGATCGGAGTCatgggtgcgctccaaagagcacatctCTAAACCAATTACGTGCCGACCACAGTTTCTGCAATGGAACCCTTCGTTTTAGTaattatatttgtttgttggtcCAACGCAACGCAATTGccactagttaatttggcttGGCTACAGGAATACATAACAAAAATTCTGGTTAATTTATAGGGGaaagtggggcaaaatgggcatgttaagcagattactgaatattcctttgaatatgCCACAACACACAAATTATTCTTACATTATTACATGCCTTTATCATTTATCTATTGTTAAAAATTGCCGAGAAATTTATTCTCGTCCTATCTTTTGTCTTGCTGTTCAGAAAAGCCCTTAAAATTCTtaatgttatcaaaatcaaacagtttttaaaCGTTTTTAATCGAATCTTTTGAATCTGTGCCGGTTACCattacagtcattatccgatatacgctatcgtacggtaccgagcgcaatagcgtatctcgagttttcgcgtatagcggattcctatggaaaaatatgtaATACTACCGATCCGAGgattgaaaaatatcgccacagagttttgcattatagttttttgttataaaacaggtatcttttgcataaatttaatacaatatgcattaagaacattaaggaaattcaaaatgagcataaaatatttcaaagaattaaaatatttgcaaaaaacacatggaggtACAAAGGCAGTCACGTCAATATGCTACTAAatcttattttgcattttacttggttatttattattcttcttcttctacttcttttgGGCCCAACAACTGTTGTCGGTCAATGCCtacctgtaccacttgtggggatggctttcagtgacttttggattaccccctaGAGCAAGGATAGTTAgtcgtatggcggcacggtctatttggagtttgaacccatgacgggcatgttgttacgtcgtacgagttgacaatTGTACCACTAGAATTGTTATTAAAGGGTTATAAAACTTACATGCTGTTTATAGAACACTccaatgaatacattttgagcattgGAATGCATCTTTGTagtgaaataatgcttaaatagaaGATGCCCATTTTGTCCCGCTTTCCCCTACTCAATTCAAGCTGCAcataatttttgaattttatttttattccatcattttaaataaataatgctaTAGGAAAAATCCTATTATGTAAACATTCCGTAGGAACCAACATTCTGGCATATGTTTTGGTGTTCTGTTAGTTTATTTTAGCCTACACTAATAGGTAATGTTAATAAAATGGTAAAATTGAATGTTCTGTTAAAAAGCCATTAAAATATGTcagcaatttttttaaattgattactCCGttagttatttattatttggaataaaaaaatggaccaaaaatgacaaaaatatTATGGTGTGCTTATTGGATTTGCTACCACTGTATATATTTAtctatatatttatatatatatatatttcatttatatattttagGGATTTATCTTGTTGGTTTAGGCAGTCACGCTTGAAACTGCCTAAGCATGATATGaagaataaaatacaaaaaatgctTATCAATTCAATTAGATTTTGATGACAAAATGCACGATTCTAGTAACACACAAGAATAACTGAACAGTCCTACTATCCCCTAATGTATGCTTTTCTAAATTTTGATTTATAAATCGAACGCCGATATGTATATCACTCTAGCTAATGTATATTAATCTGATtgtgtttaccttttttcccGTACTGCTTACAGAACCACACAATGGTGCACAGTGGTGCGATAGTACCGCACTATCTGCTGCGACCATCATCTTCTGCCGCTGTCGCCGCAGCTGCAAGCGTTGCCACCGTACTGCTGGACCatcagagcagcagcagtccgtCGATAACAAAATCCGCTAGGCTACTACTGCCTGTAAAACCGTGCGTGCATTTGCCGTCAACCGTACCGCCGCAGCCTTCTGAGCGAGCGCTGGTTGCTGCGCCTCGATTGCTATCGTCATCGTGTTTGTCGCCCAACGTGTGGCTGTCGCAGCCAAAGTCTATGTCAATTTTAATCGTCCTGAAAGGAGGACAGTCGACACAGCGATACAGCAGAGAAGAAGCCACCCGGAAGAAGGGTAGACTCATTTACGAAGCCCACAGTCCCTatcgatcagcagcagcagtgcgaaAGGTACCGTCAACGTCGAAGATCGATCGTAGGCAGCAGAACTATTGGTGCACCAGGCTATTGGAAAGCCCGAACGAGATAGTAAAGTGCACCGCTGTCTCGATGTACTAGAATTGCTGAGTCGCAGTTCCCGTAGTAACGACATCGCGGCGTTAGTCGTGTGTTATTCACTAATAACAGCAGCAAGTGTGTTCCGTGTGTGATTTGCCATTATCAACAGGAAAACGGTGTAGCATCTTGTATCGTCTTAGTCCCACCCATCTCATTCCTATCGTTCTATAAACACTCCTTGATGTGTATATCATAATTTTAGGGCAGAAAAAGGATTTAGAAAAGTAAACGCACCAGTACGTATAGAGTGCGAACAAAAGGGTCGAAGGGCAATTCGGTGGCAGAAGACACTATTGGTCCTGCTCGAGACGAAGCAAACGACAACCGGCGACTTGTTTGAGATTTGACAGCCACTCGCATCATCCCGGTTGGAA
This sequence is a window from Anopheles merus strain MAF unplaced genomic scaffold, AmerM5.1 LNR4000746, whole genome shotgun sequence. Protein-coding genes within it:
- the LOC121602978 gene encoding uncharacterized protein LOC121602978 isoform X1, with the protein product MRTVGGTVAGKHTDTKNHTMVHSGAIVPHYLLRPSSSAAVAAAASVATVLLDHQSSSSPSITKSARLLLPVKPCVHLPSTVPPQPSERALVAAPRLLSSSCLSPNVWLSQPKSMSILIVLKGGQSTQRYSREEATRKKGRLIYEAHSPYRSAAAVRKVPSTSKIDRRQQNYWCTRLLESPNEIVKCTAVSMY
- the LOC121602977 gene encoding craniofacial development protein 1-like, encoding MNQEDYPSDSDASDEDFCPDKDDVETGSELDSNDEEQEECGEQLEGKSSNGGGAKRKRKSVPTSRKKTKANEKEVKSHEKAHRSNEEKDEELDEEEEKRRTDALWADFLGGGGSSATSSSTSSTQQANGATSTRTSKPSVEVKKPVTEVKSSSRPKVPEKEKPTVAQLFEFAGEQIVLTEEGGSKILASAESEKSSTVSTRPAAPKSTIPQRSSSGGLGALDWTSFKRQEGIEEELQTHNKGKEGFLERRDFLERTDLRQFEIEKTFRQTKRSNR